In Oryzias latipes chromosome 15, ASM223467v1, the sequence GACTTGATGTCGCACTGAGAGATGACCCCACAGGGCTCCTGTAGACCCGCTTTGCATCAGCACTACTACCGTTCTGAAGCCTAAGAGCTCGAAtcaaaaggggaatttttttcttctgtgaacGTTTGCCAAAGTGGGATGAAAAACTGAACTTAAACTGCACTTTGTAATCTGCATGATCACTGCAGGCAATCACAAAATCATACAAAGTTGTGTGGGAGTTGTGCGCTTTGTTGTTTGAATCTAAACTGTGCAGCAAGCCCTGGGTTGTGTTGTAACGTGGGACAGCAGTGCGGAGCGTTTAGCTTTGGACGCCAAGTTGATTTTCTTGGCTTCATGCCTTaaagaaaaatccacaaataaaatctaaaaccagTCAAATAAATGCTGCTTTTGGGGAAAAGGTGTTTTCTTCCTTGGGTTGAAGGTTCAACTCCTGAAAGAATGGACATTATTGAAGACAAAGGACCACGGGGCGTTTCAGTTCACCTTTTAATGCTAAGCTGTACATGTTTAACGCCGGGACAGACGGACAGGATCTGGCTTTGAGCAAAGCGGCGTCCCGTCTCTAATGGGGGAGGTCGTGGTGGATCAGTTTATAGTGGGACCCACAGGAAGGACAGCGCTGGGCCTCCCCCTCGTGAAGCCAGAACCACACGATGGCGGTGTTGTCCTCCTCACCTGGACAGAAATCACACCTGTTAGGAGGGCGCGGGACAGCGGGACAGAACGGTTTTAGTCAGGCTCTCACAGAGACAGCCCACCAGCCTCTTGTTTCCAATGCTGGGGACGATGTGGGGGTCCTCCTTGGTGCCCGTGTAGTGTTTGGGCTTCAGGATGCTGTAGGGATCCTGTAAATTACAGTTAAATGAACGTAGACGCCATAATATGTCCGACTACTCGATAGGAATGATTGTTCTGAATAAACACTTCTAAAGGTTGGGTTTACCTTTCCCTGCTTGAGGGCCTCCATGGTGGCTCTCTCCAGGCCGGTGGCCTGCTCCTCGTCTGTTGGGATTCCTGGGATTAAAGCGAAAGAAAAGGCCTCTAGAGATTATAATCCTCATTCTGAAGACTGGACTCCAGGTGGTAAAGAGTCACGTGTCACTGCACACACTGCCAAAGTGGGAGGGTCTATTCCAGGCCTTTCCCGGGGTTCAAAGTCCAAATGACCTTCGTTGGATTTTCCTCACGTTTAACCAAAATGTTAAACTTCAGTATCGGTATTTATGTAGAGAAGTAAACGCAGTAAGCGGCGGCCGCGTGACCCTGAACTCAGCGTGACCCACAAGCCCCCGCGGCGGGGATCGCTTTCACCGccataaataaaagctttaccTCCCGCGGACGCCATGGCGCGGTGACCCGCCCGAACCACCGCGGTTCTTCTCAGCTGCAGGGCTGCCGCCGAACAGCCCCGGAGAAGCAGGCGTCCCGCCATTCTGCTGAGTCAAAAGCGGAGTATGCCGAGACGACCGTGAGCTGGACTGAAATGACCCCAGCCTGTGACGGACAGGAGGACTGACCAATGACAGCAGGGGTGCTGTTGGCAGAGCCAATGAgggtggagggggcggggcaaaGGGTTAACATTAGAGGCAGCAGTTTTCAATGTAAGATCAATTCTTTTAACTTTAATTATAGATCTAAATTAAAAACCTACTTCAGGAATGTTCTTATTTTTCAAGGTAAAGATTCCTTAATAATACAAGGAGAAATGGATATATTAGCAATAACcgatttttttgttgcttttgtttggGTAAAAGAAACAgataattcaaattaaaatatcGCACTTTTTTTGATGGGTATCATTTAACCCTTGGCCTATCGTTaacacgttaacattgggagttgggtcatctagacccactagacagtgctctgaacttttttttcttcaaggattggtgatcttcactggtgtccatggattacatgaaatctttccacctttatccacctttgtcatggtagggagaacacctcaatggaaggggggggtcatctaaaatagcacaagggttacagtaatTGATATAAAAGCGGTAGCATTTAATGGTTAATTGCTACGTGTCTCCTGAAGGAGGCGGTGTGGAGCCACCAAAAATGATGGTGGTTCGATGAGAAGAAAACgctgaaaaaaaactgaagaacgCGGGAATAACAGAAACTGGGCGCGTGAGTTTAATAAAAGTATGATGGGAACATAAAAAGACGGGTCTCGCTGTATTACTCAGGCTGCACTGCAGTGTCTATTCACAGGCGCGATCCCACTACTGAGCGGCACGGGGGCTTTGACCTGCTCCGTTTCCGACCTGGGCCGGTGCACCCCTCCTTAGACGACCTGGTGGTCCCGAGCTCCCCCAGGAGCACCATATCGATACCGAACTTAGTGCGGACACCCGATCGGCATAGtccactgcagctcagagctcCTGAGCTCAAACGATCCGCCAGCCTCAGCCTCCCAGTAGCTTGGATTACAGGCGCGCGCCACTGCACCCGGCGATAGAAGGCAATGTGCATCGGGCTTTTAGCTTCTACGCAGATGACGTCACGTTAAGGTTGGGCGACCTCTGGTGGTGACAGCAGGTATTGCTTCTAGGGGTTTGAGTGTTGGAGGCGCCTCAAGGGTCCTCGGAGGCTCAGAGAAAGCTTTCGCAAGTCACTTTCATATCAATGTGAtcttaaaaactgaattttaataTACGTTTGGATAAAGTAGCAttctattaaaaagaaaagagacgGTTGAATAGATTTTACTGACCACTGaaatcagcaaaaacaacaatttataaTGAAATTCCATTTAAAACAGACAAATTCACTTTACCACTTTCAATTGCATCTTCTTTGGCACAAAATAATGAACATCAATATTACTTAAACAGTGACATGAATAACAAATTAGAACACTTACAAACCAACATGACACACAACCCCAAAGAACATCATCAACACAACCGAGTAGTAATTTTACCCTTAGACAGCAGGAATAGGCGAGGCACGACTTTTATCTCCTTTTTCTCACGAGCTGGTCTAAATTTTAGCTCATGAAAGGCCCACATCTCCTCCCGTTTGTCACATCAGAACATGCAGACACAGAAGGGCTCCCAGCTAAACGGATCTGCATCCCTGCTCTGTTTCTTCATTCCttcaatcttttcatttttcgcTGCATGTCAGAAACTTGTTGACTGTTTTACATCACCATCAGTGACAGTCTGGGCACAGACAAATGAGGcagaacctttaaaaaaaagaatcgcTTAGATTCTCCAGATTTCACTGAAAGATGCCGActcattgtaacccttgtgctatcctatgacccccccttccattgtgttctccctaccatgacaaaggtggataaaggtggaaagatttcatgtaatccatggacaccagtgaagatcacaaatcattgaagaaaaaaggttcagagcactgtctagtgggtctagatgaccccactcccatcGTTAAAGAGCCTAGGATAACATAAGGGTTACTCCTGCAGGAGTCGACAGATGTGGCTGATTCTTTCAAATAATAATGCCTTCTACGtgtctgaaatgttttaatttatcaCTTTTCTTTGTTGAGGTGTGACTGACAGAGATAGAAGGGAGGATTTTCCTGCTATGATGCTGTGGTTTAGTAAAGACATTACTAGTTTTCTCCATCATCATGGCTAAAATGATGAACTGAATCCCTCATTTCACTCTGAAGGTTCATCCGGGTAACATCATGCAGacgatttcttctttttttggggggaggaagcaaaaaataactgaaaaacaGCTGGAATCTTGACGTTTATGTGGACGTGAACTACTTTGGTGAAATGTTTGTTCCTTTAAATGATGTGAAGTGATGAGTGTCACCAGCTCGTCCACAAACGCTGAACTCAGCGCCAGGAGGCCTGATGTGAGAAGAAAGCTCCACGTTGGCGTCAGAAGACTTTATTGTGTTACGAATCTTTACAGATATTTAGAAGATTCTTTTCAAATTACATCTCATTTTAACCAAAACacaaatctttacatttttactctaAATGACCTGatttcacagatttatcaagACACGAAACTTCTTCACATGACGACAACAACAAAGCATTTCAGaccaacaacacacacacacacattacagGAATGCCTCAATCTTGATTTTTATAACTGTAATCTCTGGGATTATTCTTTTCAATTGATAATCTGatgtttcaaataaaacagtcaaatgttgGCCAATACATTCACATCAGTTCTTTCCCGTTGATCACCTGCAGGGATTTCTGACTAAAGTTCCTGTTGGTTTgtcacatccatccattttctaattaGGCTTTTTCCTccttcagggtcacagggatgctggagcctatcccggccgtGGGGGCAGAGGTGGGGTTCCGCCTGCGGGTGGGGTTCTCCCGTCCATCACAGGGTCACAGAAAGACACACACCTGAGGGATCATTCAGAGTCCTGAGGAACCTTTGGAGGAGAAAAGGAACcagctgggaattgaaccagaaCCCTCTCACTGTGAGTGCTGACCGCTACACCCCTGTGCAGCTCATTGATCGCTTAGATTTCATAATTTCTGAACTTTTGCAGAAGGCGAGACGGAGAGTCAGCAGCCCAACGGAAACGCTGGTGGCAGTGATCGCCTGAGGAGAAACGGGAATAACCGCTGAAGGAAAAGTGGAATTCTTCAGCTTTTCTCTGTTTATTGGATGGATTAGAGTCTGAACTCACTGGAAGAAGAGCCAGCCTCATGTGTCTCcctctcctctgctcctgaAGTCTTCGGTTCTTCTGCGGCCTCCAGCATCGGCTCCTTCTTGGTCCTCACGGCCCAGTGCATGGACTGCAAACACATGACCCGAGTTACAGGGGGCTGCCGGGCTTTGGACAGGAAGACTGAGAGTGAGGACAGCACCGTTCTAACAGAATCGCTTAGAGCTTGCCAGTCACGAAAAGGAATGGTCACGCCGCTTCTTCTCCAGAGGTCGTAGCTCTTCCTTTTGTCCTCATCACATAAAACCTCTTTTGCTTCCTGAAGCTTCTGGAAATCTGCCACTGACAGCAGAAAGAAATGAAGCTTCTGATGCGTTCAGAGGACAGAGGAATAATGAGTTCTGTCTGCAGACGGCCAGAGCCTCTTCGCCCACCGCTTTTATGTCAGTGAGACAAGCTCAGAGCGGCAAAAGCAAAAGCTTGACTTTCAATGATGATTCTGCTGATGAAAGAAGCATGATGGGAAAGGAGTCACCGGTATTTACCTGCATGCGGGTCGTCCAGGTGTTTGTCCGGGTGACGCGCCAAAGCTCGGATCCTGTATTCATTCAGGATCTGTTCAGTCTGAGGAAAATCCCAGACGACATCCGCTTAGAGTCTAAAAACACAGTTCCAGCGTTTAGTCGTACTATGTGCGTTAAAATTGACGGGACTCCGTTTGCATGAGCACCAATCAGATGTGATGTGTTCATATGCACCCCGGAAATCTGTCAATTGAAGAATCCGGTCTGAAATTTAGTCAACAGACTTTAAACTTAaccttttgttgtatttttattgtgCGTATAAACAGAATTATCGCTAAAATCTGTTGGTTGAATTTTAAACAATATGTCGACTTTATGTAATTTTTTCAACCATAACTCAAAATAATATGCATTTCTCAATTGACATTACATTTGCTATTTGATCGTGTAATTTGCAATTCTAATATTTTgaaatcaatatttaaaaattacaaattaatatgacaattttcaaaataaaataaaaaaacagcaattgtCAATTGAGAATTGCATATAACTCTAAATTATTGGTGAAAAAAACTTCTATACCACTTATCTGTCCTGTTGAAATGCTAAAAGTCTGACCTTTATATTCAATTAACCGAGTGATCATACAAAACTGACTATCAAATAATTGATCCTAAGGAGCTGATCTGATCCATAAACCATCAAGAGGACTGAAAGTTTGAGTCTTTCGTGCAGACAGACTGGAATAAATCTGATATGAGACGGAAACACCTCAGCCAggactttcagaataaaattaaaaatgtggttttcatttttgcaaCTGTAATCTGATTACTTTCGAGGATCTGATTACTCCCATTTCTCTGGGTTTTGAGGGCATGTAAACCAGTTTGGCAATCGGATTATCCTGTTAACATGATCACTTCAATAGTCTGACTGAATAAATCAGAGGATGATAATCAGATTTTCGGTGGTCACGTCATCGGCTTCAACCACCTGTGGTCCGGGATTCGGTTCTGACGCCACAGAGCACAGAGCGCGTGCAGCATCTCTTCGTGCGTCACGTGGTCTCTTTTCTCACGATGATCAACCTGCAGGTTGTTAATGGTCGAcaaacatgttttccttttcctgcagcTCGGGCAGGAATGACGTCATCAGAACTTACGGACGACAGCTCGTCGCACCCCAGCACTCCGTAAAAATCCTCCCGGTCCTCCGGTTTACTGCGCAGAAGGGAATCCATGGCTCTTCTTTTACCGGACCGGATCTCTGCGGTTCTGATCCAGGAAGGTCGATGGACCAACTCCCTCTTCCTGGGATGCCGCTGAGGTTCTTGGTTCTGGTTGGACTGGGATTCTGCTGATAAATCAGCTGAGTTTAAAAGAACCGAACAAGCTCTCACTTTCTCACCAACATGTGACGTGGGTTGCGTTCGAGGACCCTCCTTTGTCATGGGAGGAAACACTCCCGTTTTGGGTCATTCCAGTTAATACTAAacctcaaaaaaataaactcaatgTGTAAGTATATATTGTAATTATAGCGTTTATATTTTGATATGTTTTCAGAATGCTGATAGAGAAGTTCttgatttaaatacatttgattCAGTTTCTGCCTTTTTATGCTGGAATTCTCCAAATCCGTCAACAGAGGAAGAAAAcgctttaaactaaaaaaatctaatactttttacagcaataaaaaataactttactgAGAATGTTTGCTTAAAAATTCAGTGTGCAACTGTTTTCGTGGTTGTGATTTAGTGTTTGATTTACCAAGTTCATAGTGAAAGTCTAATTTTAAATAAGCATAAAAACCTTTAACAAGCAGAAAACCTTAACACTCGGTTTACTTTTAATACGTTTAACGTAATATGCAATAATGGTAATAATAATGTTCATGCATGCAATTTTAtatcagagcttttttttaaagatggcttttatttttataactaaTTATTAGTTAGTGTGACGTCTGCTTTGAAAAATAACCATTGCTAGCAGATAACTTTCTGGTCACTTGTAAATTCTTTGTCTGATACTGAACTCAATCTTATTTATTAGACATATTTACTTCGATAGTTAATGCTGCTGATAATCTTTAAATGAGGTGTTTTCACCTtcgttatttattttttccttattattatttttgcataTGTTTTAATGTCTTTCTTTTGTCCGACCGTTCATGAAGGCATCAGTCATTTGTTATGGTAGACGTCATCACGCGCGTTATGCAAATGAGCCAGCTGTCTGCTCGGCGGCTCCTGCGGGCTGAAGATGGCGGACGACGAGAGCAGCCACCGAGCGGCCTTCTCTGGAGCCTGCGTTGCGGACGAACCCGCCGCTAAGAGATCGAAAATCACTCCACCGGACGACCGCGTCTTCAGATCCATCGAGGCGGAGCCGTTTTCCTACGTCTCCCCGGCCACGGAGAGCCGGGAGGCGGCGGTGAATTGCGAGCAGCGGGCCGAGAGGGAGGCGAAGCCGGCGATGGCGGGGGAGCAGGCCGCAGCGGGCGGAGACAACAATGGGCTGGGACTGCTGGGATGCGAGCCGCCGAACCCAGCCGAGAGGCTGAGCTTCGGCTTTGGTTCTGCTGAGGGGAGAACGGGTGAGTACTTCTGGTTCCCTGACGAAGGGCTCCGTGTTTTCATCGCTCGGAACGGCTGGTTGTTAGCCCGACGTACCGAAGATGAAAGGAACCGGAAGCGGCAGGAAACAAACCGATGCTCGGCGAAGTTCTCGTTCCTGTTCGAGAACTTCGCCGACTTTGACCACGTGACTCGTGTTGACCTAAAAGTCCAAACTTTGGCGGAACTAAACCGTTTAACCCAACTGGAAAATAGAGGTTTAAAAATCCATCAATCGAGTTCAGTCAAAAACTGAACTCCGGGATTTAATTTAAGGTAATTTCCCGGATTTTCTTATGTAAAGATAATTAATTATGAAATAAAAGCTCCACATTTATCCAAACATTAGAAAtgatgaatttctaattaaagtTATTAATCTCAATAGAATAGATTTAGGTGTCATTAATGAATCTTAAGATCCATCAGTTATTGGTTTATTTATAACATGGAAATAGAAAACAGAAATCAGGAATTTTCCTTTATATTAAAATTAAGAAATTAACCAGGAATCAATGAATTCCCTTTATATGATTGAAGTTCTA encodes:
- the dnajc12 gene encoding dnaJ homolog subfamily C member 12, with translation MTKEGPRTQPTSHVGEKVRACSVLLNSADLSAESQSNQNQEPQRHPRKRELVHRPSWIRTAEIRSGKRRAMDSLLRSKPEDREDFYGVLGCDELSSTEQILNEYRIRALARHPDKHLDDPHAVADFQKLQEAKEVLCDEDKRKSYDLWRRSGVTIPFRDWQALSDSVRTSMHWAVRTKKEPMLEAAEEPKTSGAEERETHEAGSSSSDHCHQRFRWAADSPSRLLQKFRNYEI
- the LOC101174857 gene encoding cytochrome c oxidase subunit 5B, mitochondrial; translated protein: MAGRLLLRGCSAAALQLRRTAVVRAGHRAMASAGGIPTDEEQATGLERATMEALKQGKDPYSILKPKHYTGTKEDPHIVPSIGNKRLVGCLCEEDNTAIVWFWLHEGEAQRCPSCGSHYKLIHHDLPH